In one window of Ignatzschineria indica DNA:
- a CDS encoding efflux RND transporter periplasmic adaptor subunit, which produces MLSAYRSVVVALLWSTLLLILPTSAWAKVTHVELTEVLLEDKYEEIYAVGVLYPYQEAMIRPEAAGRIVKIAFKEGESVEEGDLLIELDSAIEAAELKEREAKRQLAKQNLDRLLAARGGSTAQARDIAQAEYEQAVANEEISRAKYERRFIYAPFSGTVGLKSVEVGDYVQAGADLVRLLNIDLLRLEFNIPERVAHVVEKGQNVHFTVDNYPNRLFTGEVYAVSPEIEQKGRSLTVLASFHNEDQTLIAGSFARLNLLVPLNYKVIIIPEESIFASEGSQFVYRAKASDEAGVYIAELVPVEIGERSAFSVEILSGLQPDDVVVKAGQIRLKEGSKMKDASGATFQQLGDAQYKALETDELGVEKSSETRSETRSVQSATAGE; this is translated from the coding sequence ATGTTAAGCGCATATAGATCGGTTGTCGTTGCATTATTATGGAGTACTCTCTTACTCATATTACCTACTTCTGCATGGGCAAAAGTGACTCATGTAGAGTTAACTGAGGTCTTATTAGAAGATAAGTATGAAGAGATCTACGCAGTGGGTGTTCTCTATCCTTATCAAGAAGCAATGATTCGCCCTGAAGCTGCAGGGCGTATTGTTAAAATCGCTTTTAAAGAGGGAGAGAGTGTTGAAGAGGGCGATCTTCTTATCGAACTTGATTCTGCGATTGAAGCTGCTGAATTGAAGGAGCGAGAAGCGAAACGTCAATTGGCTAAACAGAATTTAGATCGATTACTAGCCGCTCGCGGTGGGTCGACTGCGCAAGCTCGAGATATTGCGCAAGCAGAGTATGAGCAAGCGGTCGCTAATGAGGAGATCTCACGAGCCAAATATGAACGTCGTTTTATCTATGCCCCCTTTAGTGGTACGGTGGGCTTAAAGAGTGTTGAGGTAGGGGATTATGTCCAAGCGGGGGCCGATCTTGTCCGACTTTTAAATATTGATCTACTCCGTTTAGAGTTTAATATTCCTGAGCGTGTCGCCCATGTGGTAGAGAAGGGGCAAAATGTTCATTTTACGGTGGATAATTATCCCAACCGACTCTTTACAGGGGAAGTCTATGCCGTAAGCCCCGAAATTGAGCAGAAAGGTCGTTCTTTAACGGTATTAGCGAGCTTTCATAATGAAGATCAAACCTTGATTGCCGGCTCCTTTGCGCGACTCAATCTTCTCGTTCCTCTCAATTACAAAGTGATTATTATTCCGGAAGAGTCGATCTTTGCCTCTGAAGGCTCTCAATTTGTCTATCGCGCGAAAGCGAGTGATGAAGCGGGAGTCTATATCGCTGAATTGGTACCAGTAGAGATTGGTGAACGTTCCGCTTTTAGTGTAGAGATTCTTTCAGGACTGCAGCCTGATGATGTTGTTGTTAAAGCGGGGCAGATTCGTCTAAAAGAGGGATCAAAGATGAAGGATGCCTCGGGAGCGACTTTTCAGCAGTTAGGTGATGCGCAATATAAGGCTTTAGAAACCGACGAGCTTGGGGTGGAAAAATCATCCGAAACAAGATCCGAAACAAGATCCGTTCAGTCAGCAACAGCAGGAGAGTAA
- a CDS encoding efflux RND transporter permease subunit, whose protein sequence is MKLSDTSIKRPVFAIVINILLILLGLIGLDRISIREYPDIDVPIISIRTSYQGASPEIVETQVTKVIEDAVTSIDGIDFIQSDSRRGFSSINITFNPTKNIEEAANDVRDRVARAKRGLPDEVDDPIIQKSDSDADPVVILALSSDQYNAIELTKMIETIVQPQIELLEGVANVTLWGGREPVMRVWIDPQKLAILDVTVSDVEAALRAQNVEIPAGTIKSSTQEFSIVARTDLNQVEEFRNIIIKVADNAAEENRPIVRLSDVALVELGGVDETSRPRLNGKPGVGVAVIKQSVANPLTLSADIRALLPQLQESLPGDVEIAITSDSSVFINKSLSSVYNTIVEALLFVGVIIFLFLRDWRATLIPMVTVPISLIGTLFAMYLLNYSINTLTLLAFVLAIGLVVDDAIVMLENIHRHIAEGLSPIEAAFKGSNEIGFAIIAMTITLAAVFLPLTFTQGRIGQLFVEFAVTLSITVLISGFTALTLSPMMCSRLLKPESSSQKKGVIGSFFASISQWIESLLEGMTQFYGRILRLCLQFRYLVLVGMVACLGGAYLFYQMLPQELSPTEDRGMIRVAAITPEGATVDFTDRYFSEVEEYLLDNLDDGTVVYAISGISMGALGFVTLPDWDDREESQMEITSRLNRGFQDIALGLRVFASNPQSLGQRGDSKDVQIVIRSNESFQKLDQQVTEIMERMRENDLLISPDNDLRMNTPQLEVAVDREKLALLGIDVSVVGRTLESALGGRNVTRFKEGAEQYDVMVQVDPQKRSQPRDLEGIYVRSKYGEMVPLSNIVTVTETIAPQNLRHFNKLRSVTISANLQSGVSQGEGIALVEEIIREVIPDAMLDYQGSSREFLESGSSMIFIFVMALLFIYLVLAAQFESWIDPFIILLSVPLAGFGALGALYLSGGSINIYSQIGLVTLVGLITKHGILIVEFANQIRATGISKREAIVEAATLRLRPILMTTGAMVLGSVPLALSVGAGAESRSAIGWVIVGGMSIGTLLTLIVVPVIYLFIGGRKRESAQMPQFQVQ, encoded by the coding sequence ATGAAGTTATCTGATACCTCCATTAAACGTCCTGTCTTTGCGATTGTTATCAACATCCTCTTAATTCTATTAGGTTTGATCGGCTTAGATCGCATCTCGATTCGAGAGTATCCCGATATTGATGTGCCGATAATTAGTATTCGAACGAGTTATCAGGGAGCAAGTCCTGAGATTGTTGAAACTCAGGTCACAAAAGTGATTGAGGATGCGGTCACTAGTATTGATGGTATCGACTTTATTCAATCTGACTCCCGCCGAGGATTCTCCTCGATCAATATTACCTTCAATCCCACTAAAAATATTGAGGAAGCGGCCAATGATGTGCGAGATCGTGTTGCTCGAGCAAAACGTGGGCTACCCGATGAGGTGGATGACCCTATTATTCAAAAGAGTGATTCTGATGCCGACCCGGTAGTGATTTTAGCGCTCTCAAGTGATCAATATAATGCGATTGAATTGACAAAGATGATCGAAACGATTGTCCAGCCGCAGATTGAGTTATTGGAAGGGGTTGCCAATGTGACACTTTGGGGTGGGCGAGAACCGGTGATGCGTGTCTGGATCGATCCACAAAAATTAGCGATTCTCGATGTGACGGTCAGTGATGTGGAAGCTGCACTTCGCGCACAGAATGTGGAGATTCCAGCAGGAACCATTAAGAGTTCTACTCAAGAGTTCTCAATTGTTGCGCGGACCGATCTCAATCAAGTGGAAGAGTTTCGCAATATCATTATTAAAGTTGCCGATAATGCCGCAGAGGAGAATCGTCCGATTGTCCGGTTAAGTGATGTGGCATTAGTGGAGTTAGGTGGTGTTGATGAAACTTCTCGTCCGCGTCTTAATGGAAAGCCGGGGGTAGGGGTTGCGGTTATTAAACAGTCAGTTGCGAATCCTTTAACATTATCAGCTGATATTCGTGCGCTTCTACCACAGCTTCAAGAATCACTTCCTGGAGATGTGGAGATCGCTATAACCTCAGATTCATCGGTCTTTATCAATAAGTCATTAAGCTCCGTTTACAATACGATTGTAGAGGCACTGCTATTCGTTGGAGTGATTATCTTTCTCTTTTTGCGAGATTGGCGTGCAACACTGATACCGATGGTAACGGTACCGATCTCTCTGATCGGAACGCTCTTTGCGATGTATCTTCTTAACTATTCGATCAACACCTTAACGCTCCTAGCCTTTGTTCTAGCGATCGGTTTAGTGGTCGATGATGCGATTGTGATGTTAGAGAATATCCATCGCCATATTGCTGAAGGATTATCTCCGATAGAAGCTGCTTTTAAAGGATCAAATGAGATCGGTTTTGCCATTATTGCAATGACGATTACGCTTGCGGCAGTTTTTCTACCGCTCACCTTTACTCAGGGAAGAATCGGGCAGCTTTTTGTGGAGTTTGCCGTAACGCTCTCCATTACGGTCTTAATTTCAGGGTTTACGGCATTAACCCTCTCCCCGATGATGTGTTCCCGTCTTCTCAAGCCAGAAAGTAGTAGTCAGAAAAAGGGTGTTATTGGGAGCTTTTTTGCATCCATTTCACAATGGATCGAGTCTCTATTAGAGGGGATGACCCAATTTTATGGGCGTATTCTCCGTCTCTGTCTGCAATTTCGCTATCTTGTTTTAGTGGGAATGGTCGCCTGTTTAGGGGGCGCTTATCTCTTCTATCAAATGTTACCGCAGGAACTTTCGCCGACAGAAGATCGGGGAATGATCCGTGTAGCAGCGATTACGCCGGAAGGGGCAACGGTTGATTTTACCGATCGCTATTTTTCTGAAGTTGAGGAGTATCTCCTCGATAACTTAGATGATGGGACAGTGGTCTATGCGATCTCTGGAATCTCAATGGGGGCTTTAGGCTTTGTTACTCTACCGGATTGGGATGATCGAGAGGAATCACAGATGGAGATCACCTCGCGACTCAATCGAGGGTTTCAAGATATTGCTCTCGGTTTGCGCGTTTTTGCCAGTAATCCCCAATCGTTAGGGCAGAGAGGGGATTCAAAAGATGTTCAGATTGTGATTCGTTCGAATGAGAGCTTTCAAAAACTCGATCAGCAGGTCACAGAGATTATGGAGCGAATGCGAGAAAATGACCTTCTAATCTCTCCTGATAATGATCTTCGAATGAATACGCCACAATTAGAGGTAGCAGTTGATCGTGAGAAGCTAGCGCTTTTAGGGATCGATGTCTCTGTTGTTGGTAGAACGTTAGAGTCGGCTTTAGGGGGGCGCAATGTCACTCGTTTTAAGGAAGGGGCAGAGCAGTACGATGTGATGGTACAGGTCGATCCCCAAAAACGGAGTCAGCCAAGAGATCTAGAAGGGATCTATGTTCGTTCAAAATATGGTGAAATGGTACCGCTCTCCAATATTGTGACGGTAACGGAGACTATTGCGCCCCAAAATTTACGTCACTTTAATAAGCTCCGTTCTGTGACGATCTCTGCCAACTTGCAATCAGGTGTTTCACAAGGTGAGGGAATTGCGCTTGTCGAAGAGATTATCCGTGAGGTGATCCCTGATGCTATGCTCGATTATCAAGGTTCATCAAGAGAATTTTTAGAGTCAGGTTCTTCGATGATCTTTATATTCGTTATGGCACTACTCTTTATCTATCTTGTGCTAGCGGCACAATTTGAGTCATGGATCGACCCTTTTATTATTCTTCTCTCTGTTCCTTTAGCGGGATTTGGTGCTCTTGGTGCGCTCTATCTCTCTGGTGGATCGATCAATATCTATAGTCAGATCGGTCTTGTCACACTGGTCGGGTTGATTACAAAGCATGGTATTTTAATTGTTGAGTTTGCCAATCAGATTCGAGCAACCGGTATCTCAAAGAGAGAGGCGATTGTTGAAGCCGCAACGTTACGACTTCGTCCGATCTTAATGACAACTGGCGCAATGGTTTTAGGTTCAGTGCCGCTTGCGCTCTCTGTAGGGGCAGGAGCTGAATCGAGATCAGCGATCGGTTGGGTTATCGTTGGGGGGATGAGTATTGGAACACTCCTAACTTTAATTGTCGTGCCGGTGATCTATCTCTTTATTGGTGGGAGAAAAAGAGAATCTGCGCAGATGCCCCAATTTCAGGTACAATAA